In the Podospora pseudocomata strain CBS 415.72m chromosome 5, whole genome shotgun sequence genome, one interval contains:
- a CDS encoding hypothetical protein (EggNog:ENOG503NV7F; COG:C): protein MTPPSSPPLSIIIIGAGFAGLTAAIECHRKGLTNLVLFEKSPSLSPLGDIISFGQNSSRIFTNWGNLPDLLSPIIHKADQVHFHDSSGRFVTTQSFKEEHLAWGERINGHRGEIHSLVYSHALSLGIPIRLGVTVTKYFETPSHAGVVTSSGEAHTADLVIAAEGVRSKARTLILGEEDHALPSGYAVFRSWFPTPPSFFSSPLTSHLVSRGDTHNAWIGTDVHFLAASIKNGKEISWVCTHVDTSDISESWQFPGSKPAALSLLQNWDPVVKELVKATPEERLFDYKLVFRDPLPTFVSPEGRTILVGDAAHPFLPTSIQGASQAMEDGVVLAVCLDRIKGDGTKVKEAVRVWEGLRYERVHRVQKTGVTTREQWHKADWDVIWKEPEVLHLKREGWILDFDSERDAEERYERVREGLVKEGRL from the coding sequence AtgacacccccctcctcccccccgctctccatcatcatcatcggcgccGGTTTCGCCGGCCTCACCGCCGCAATCGAATGCCACCGCAAAggcctcaccaacctcgtcctcttcgaaaaatccccctccctctcccccctcggcgACATAATCTCCTTTGGCCAAAACTCCTCCcgcatcttcaccaactggggcaacctccccgacctcctctcccccatcatccacaaAGCCGACCAAGTCCACTTCCACGACTCCTCCGGCCGTTTTGTGACAACCCAATCCTTCAAAGAAGAACACCTCGCCTGGGGTGAGAGAATAAACGGCCACAGAGGGGAAATCCACTCTTTAGTCTACTCccacgccctctccctcgggATCCCCATCCGGTTGGGGGTGACAGTGACAAAATACTTTGAAACCCCGTCCCACGCAGGGGTTGTCACCTCCTCAGGGGAAGCTCACACCGCAGACCTCGTCATCGCAGCCGAAGGCGTCCGTTCCAAAGCCAGAACCCTCATccttggggaagaagaccaCGCCCTCCCCTCAGGCTACGCCGTCTTCCGGTCTTGgttccccacccccccttcttttttttcttcccccttAACATCCCACCTCGTCTCAAGAGGCGACACCCACAACGCCTGGATCGGCACCGACGTCCATTTTTTAGCGGCGAGCATCAAGAACGGCAAAGAAATCTCCTGGGTGTGCACCCACGTCGACACATCCGACATATCCGAATCATGGCAATTCCCCGGTTCGAAACCAGCCGCTCTTTCACTCCTCCAAAACTGGGATCCGGTCGTGAAGGAACTGGTCAAGGCTACTCCCGAGGAGAGACTGTTTGATTATAAGCTTGTCTTTCGCGATCCCTTGCCTACGTTTGTCTCAccggaggggaggacgatACTTGTCGGGGACGCGGCGCACCCTTTTTTGCCGACGTCAATTCAGGGGGCGAGTCAGGCtatggaggatggggtggtgctggcggtTTGTCTTGATAGGATCAAGGGGGATGGGAcaaaggtgaaggaggcggtgagggtgtggGAGGGTTTGAGGTATGAGCGGGTGCATCGGGTGCAAAAGACTGGGGTTACGACGAGGGAGCAGTGGCATAAGGCGGATTGGGATGTCATTTGGAAGGAGCCGGAGGTGTTGCATTTGAAGCGGGAGGGGTGGATACTGGATTTTGATTCGGAGAGGGATGCTGAGGAGAGGTatgagagggtgagggaggggttggtaaaggaggggaggttgtga
- a CDS encoding hypothetical protein (EggNog:ENOG503PADF): protein MSHFTATITTTELTSYSHEPTTTHGSTNVARGDAETPGFKVKQTVDYGHQINFTIWFLTALSAAFLALRVYSKSLRHRGLWWDDHVLIASWVALALSCAFVSVSVTYGFGRSLALFNFKNLNIYLLYCNLAGTFSILAACWSKTSFAITILRISNGWMKWLVWFIIVTVNLSLGVAIALTWGQCTPIAKIWQPNLEGSCWSKHYQVRYNIFTAIYSGAMDIVLALLPWRIIWKLTMNKKEKFGVLVAMSMGVFAGVTSIIKITQLPSISDASFTESTTQLAILAAAEGAITIVAASIPILRALLKHNGPPPGPAEFYHDIYTGSSNAQGTGRSSTVISSQGHCRNESSWSRASRVSSNKETNVGGSSGRPGSRSGSVIRLSRLSRFSRFSTGMFNLNGYPSGSRGSSIRGSMSRSRSRIRSRNQSTNSFGSVEAGDEFEPPPGKIIQTEEVSVEYEVNDRIGMPSVPLPNRPMPDDLPDLPMPAAVQMTTAEVQGQTLHHYHQRMDSVPSDRQWMGAAGRIV, encoded by the exons ATGTCGCACTTTACCGCCACCATAACGACGACCGAGTTAACGTCATATTCCCATGAGCCCACGACAACGCATGGCTCGACCAACGTAGCACGGGGTGACGCGGAAACGCCAGGGTTCAAGGTCAAGCAGACGGTGGATTATGGGCACCAGATCAACTTTACCATTTGGTTTTTGACTGCCTTGTCGGCGGCCTTTCTGGCACTGAGGGTGTACTCCAAGTCTTTGAGGCAtcgagggttgtggtgggatgatCATGTTCTTATTGCTTCGTGG GTAGCACTTGCCTTGTCTTGTGCCTTCGTCTCCGTCTCTGTCACCTACGGTTTTGGTCGGTCACTCGCGctcttcaacttcaagaaCCTCAACATCTATCTGTTATACTGCAACTTGGCCGgcaccttctccatcttggccgctTGTTGGAGCAAGACCTCGTttgccatcaccatcttGCGCATATCAAACGGATGGATGAAGTGGCTGGTCTGGTTCATCATCGTGACGGTTAACCTCTCGCTCGGGGTGGCGATTGCGCTCACGTGGGGGCAGTGCACGCCAATTGCAAAGATCTGGCAGCCAAATCTGGAGGGAAGTTGCTGGTCCAAGCATTACCAGGTTAGGTATAACATCTTTACAGCCA TCTACTCTGGCGCAATGGATATTGTTCTCGCCTTGCTCCCCTGGAGGATCATCTGGAAGCTCACCatgaacaagaaggagaagtttGGCGTCCTCGTCGCCATGAGCATGGGTGTTTTTGCCGGCgtcacctccatcatcaagatAACACAGCTTCCCTCCATCTCCGACGCGTCGTTTACCGAATCCACGACCCAGCTCGCCATTCTGGCCGCAGCCGAGGGCGCAATCACCATCGTTGCCGCTTCGATTCCTATACTCCGCGCTCTGCTCAAGCACAACGGGCCCCCGCCCGGCCCGGCAGAGTTTTATCACGATATTTACACCGGTTCTTCCAACGCGCAGGGCACAGGTCGCAGCTCGACGGTCATCAGCTCCCAGGGACATTGTCGCAATGAATCCAGTTGGAGCCGGGCGAGTCGAGTCAGCAGTAACAAAGAAACCAATGTCGGAGGTTCTTCTGGGCGGCCGGGGAGCAGGTCAGGGTCCGTCATCAGGTTGTCACGACTGTCGAGGTTTAGTAGGTTCAGTACTGGAATGTTTAACCTGAATGGGTACCCCAGTGGGAGTAGGGGGTCGTCGATACGGGGCTCCATgtcgaggagcaggagtaggATACGATCGAGGAACCAGAGCACGAATTCTTTTGGGAGTGTCGAGGCAGGGGATGAATTTGAGCCGCCGCCTGGGAAGATCATCCAGACGGAAGAGGTCAGCGTGGAGTATGAAGTGAATGACAGGATAGGGATGCCGAGTGTGCCGTTGCCAAATAGGCCGATGCCGGATGATCTGCCGGATCTGCCTATGCCAGCGGCAGTGCAGATGACTACGGCAGAGGTGCAAGGGCAGACGTTgcatcattatcatcaaAGGATGGACTCTGTGCCGAGTGATAGGCAGTGGATGGGGGCAGCGGGGAGAATTGTGTAG
- a CDS encoding hypothetical protein (COG:S; EggNog:ENOG503P0EN), with protein MHIRFLAAVALTASTASALLRFSCSQLVVERLDPLVNPGMAPSPHLHQIVGGNAFNVTMDPATPPPSQATCTTCTFADDFSNYWTAILYFRARNGSFIRVPQKPNMGFEAANGGMTVYYTPFFTGRGGPGTVTAFRPGFRMLIGKQEYRTREEASRFRQLTYTCLQNILTRTGETLDMPKRPCPAGIMSNVRFPTCWDGKNLDTPDHMAHVAYPASGTFENNGPCPASHPVKIPQLFFEVIWDTSKFNAKDLWPEDGSQPFVWSQGDETGFGNHGDYVFGWKDNALQIAMDSNCDRCPQLKSQSLATGNKCIGPLHVREKIDGWLDAIPGLTPDLKYRN; from the exons ATGCACATACGTTTCCTTGCAGCCGTGGCGCTGACAGCGTCGACGGCAAGCGCCCTGCTACGCTTCTCATGCTCGCAGCTCGTGGTTGAGCGACTTGACCC CTTGGTCAATCCTGGAATGGCTCCATCTCCACATCTTCACCAAATCGTCGGAGGC AATGCATTCAACGTCACGATGGatccagcaacaccacctccctctcaggCGACATGCACCACTTGCACCTTCGCCGACGACTTTTCCAATTACTGGACAGCCATCCTCTACTTCCGTGCTCGGAATGGGTCGTTTATTCGGGTGCCGCAAAAGCCAAATATGGGGTTTGAAGCTGCCAATGGTGGCATGACGGTCTATTACACGCCCTTCTTCACTGGCCGTGGGGGGCCGGGCACCGTCACAGCTTTCAGACCTGGTTTCCGAATGCTGATCGGCAAACAAGAATACCGCACCCGCGAAGAAGCCTCGAGATTCCGACAACTTACATACACATGTCTGCAAAACATTCTGACCCGCACTGGAGAGACGCTCGATATGCCCAAGCGGCCTTGCCCGGCAGGAATCATGTCAAATGTCCGATTTCCAACTTGCTGGGATGGCAAGAATCTCGACACGCCCGACCACATGGCACATGTTGCCTACCCTGCATCTGGTACCTTCGAGAACAATGGCCCATGCCCGGCATCTCACCCCGTCAAGATTCCACAGCTCTTCTTTGAAGTTATTTGGGACACATCCAAGTTCAATGCAAAGGACCTATGGCCCGAAGATGGCAGCCAGCCATTTGTCTGGAGCCAGGgcgacgagactgggttcgGAAATCACGGTGATTATGTTTTTGGCTGGAAAGACAACGCTTTGCAAATTGCCATGGACTCCAATTGCGATAGGTGCCCACAGCTCAAGTCTCAGAGCTTAGCCACGGGAAACAAATGCATAGGCCCTCTCCATGTGCGCGAGAAGATTGATGGCT GGTTGGATGCTATTCCTGGGCTGACGCCTGACCTCAAGTATCGGAACTAA
- a CDS encoding hypothetical protein (COG:A; EggNog:ENOG503PDPV): MEFRPDLEDLPNDLWRIGGSDKPPVTDKLSSSLKPSHTTEEEEYNRAVLSAVTPPSKESREEPDQPNFSDWGDFPEMALELDFITESEYWDMKFRQRHAKYPTGLPKPGFLSKREYTHEVISFWYFLPDRFFENTPPSSPRSVTTSIVSATETFYIATTESPIISSPRASPEKHDEKAEPNVDSYQITTTEDSDYGANYRDVIDDSLGAYNDGDTEREWNSCLEFFGVHAEEYRRQLAIKASSATHSTRVPVKKLPGMTVGLFDYQLMGVYNLLNFVLNDVRGGFLADEQGLGKTQEMFGVLLLAHNLRRCKADVTEFWSPSAKGKAVKKGPANKHNAKNSKDARSCPYDQKWGFKCYCYNELTRNLADCLPDGPNVIIAPARNCGPMVKDAKTKLDGKVIRVRGYGTDIHMTDKDSKLTSAELASLRSGNATAQSDFVIVVSPESIHKLVAEFAKSKTTFTPGIVMLDEFHQYAASSGEVNRVTAWLKHLRTSSINNKRLIPLVYFVSGTPFENSPSDLRSVLEVLERPQIWSKPNHPLSSATVAHLDECIKLFDSYTTSTTQGSPFPQTKINEYYHRLDKLLTQLMVRRLATDTFQSTKLTSLGKLKVNIIDHTLPSCHIPPLQSLASTTIPPTANLKPPTTGPDLLLKLRLCGTFPSIASTTTNFTFSPEEVSTFLTTASGNPSKTPYFPHLPSFTLLSPKLATISSIITQMVNDKTKIPGESSSCKKLVLFSPLEAESLLLFLWLTNPKSEGVKPVYVHGNMTSLERQRVIDKFLEVGNAAPNVLVAPTGVCGTGFNLQRAGYLVLTGPTWTRREGRQVFGRVYRVGQRGVVRLWELRGGWNPGERVVLGLGGGLEVGNGFVEGVGKGEGEEDEDEGKGKEVG, translated from the coding sequence ATGGAATTTCGACCTGATTTGGAAGATCTCCCCAATGATCTTTGGAGAATTGGAGGGAGTGATAAGCCACCCGTCACAGACAagctctcttcctccctcaaGCCATCCCATActaccgaggaggaggaatacAACAGAGCGGTCTTGTCAGCAGtaacaccaccctccaagGAGTCTCGTGAGGAACCTGACCAGCCGAATTTCTCAGACTGGGGTGACTTTCCTGAGATGGCTCTTGAGCTCGACTTCATCACAGAGAGCGAGTACTGGGACATGAAGTTCCGTCAGCGCCACGCCAAATATCCTACCGGTCTTCCTAAGCCGGGGTTTCTGTCTAAGAGAGAGTATACCCATGAGGTCATCAGTTTTTGGTATTTTCTTCCCGACAGGTTCTTTGAAAACACCCCGCCCAGCTCCCCGAGAAGCGTTACTACGAGCATTGTGTCTGCTACCGAAACATTCTATATCGCAACCACTGAATCACCGATTATCTCGAGCCCTCGTGCCTCTCCCGAGAAACATGACGAAAAGGCTGAGCCAAATGTGGACAGTTACCAGATCACTACCACCGAGGATTCGGATTACGGCGCAAACTACCGTGATGTCATTGATGACAGCCTCGGGGCCTATAATGATGGCGATACGGAACGCGAATGGAACTCTTGTCTTGAATTCTTCGGCGTCCATGCGGAGGAGTACAGGAGACAGCTCGCTATCAAGGCGTCCTCGGCCACTCACAGCACCCGTGTTCCCGTCAAAAAGCTTCCCGGCATGACTGTTGGTTTGTTCGACTACCAGCTCATGGGCGTCTACAATCTCCTCAATTTTGTTCTGAATGATGTCAGGGGTGGGTTTCTGGCGGATGAGCAAGGTTTGGGAAAGACACAAGAGATGTTTGGTGTCCTCCTTCTGGCTCACAACCTTCGGCGATGTAAGGCTGATGTTACTGAGTTTTGGAGTCCATCGGCCAAGGGGAAAGCTGTCAAGAAAGGACCGGCTAACAAACATAACGCCAAGAACTCAAAAGATGCTCGATCCTGCCCTTATGATCAGAAATGGGGGTTCAAATGCTATTGCTACAACGAACTTACCAGAAACCTGGCCGATTGCCTTCCCGATGGACCCAATGTCATTATTGCGCCGGCAAGAAACTGCGGACCCATGGTCAAGGACGCAAAGACCAAACTGGACGGCAAGGTCATCAGAGTCCGTGGTTACGGCACTGATATTCACATGACTGACAAGGACTCCAAGTTGACCTCTGCCGAGCTCGCGTCTCTGCGGAGTGGTAATGCCACAGCCCAGAGCGACTTTGTCATTGTCGTCTCTCCGGAGTCAATCCACAAGCTGGTTGCCGAGTTCGCCAAGAGCAAGACCACCTTCACTCCCGGAATCGTCATGCTGGACGAGTTTCACCAATACGCTGCCTCCTCTGGCGAGGTCAACCGCGTCACTGCCTGGCTCAAGCATCTTAGGACCTCCAGTATCAATAACAAGCGACTCATTCCTCTGGTTTATTTTGTGTCTGGCACACCCTTCGAGAACTCCCCCTCCGACCTCCGCTCTGTCCTTGAAGTCCTCGAACGACCTCAAATCTGGAGcaaacccaaccaccccttATCATCCGCCACCGTCGCCCACCTCGACGAGTGCATCAAGCTCTTCGACTCCTACActacctccaccacccaaggatctccctttccccaaaCCAAAATTAACGAATACTACCACCGCCTCGACAAGCTCCTCACCCAACTGATGGTCCGCCGCCTAGCAACCGACACCTTCCAATCCACCAAACTAACCTCCCTCGGCAAACTCAAAGTCAACATCATCGACCACACCCTTCCCTCATgccacatcccccccctccaatccctcgcctccaccaccatcccccccaccgcaaacctcaaaccccccaccaccggcccAGACCTCCTACTCAAACTCCGGTTATGCGGaaccttcccctccatcgCCAGCACCACAACAAATTTCACCTTTTCCCCCGAGGAGGTatccaccttcctcaccaccgcctccggcaacccctccaaaacaccttacttccctcacctcccctccttcaccctcctctccccaaaactcgccaccatctcttccatcatcacccagaTGGTCAAcgacaaaacaaaaatcCCAGGGGagtcctcctcctgcaaAAAGCTGGTTTTATTCTCCCCCCTCGAGGCGGAATCGCTTCTGCTGTTTCTGTGGCTTACTAACCCTAAGTCGGAAGGGGTGAAGCCGGTTTATGTTCATGGGAATATGACTAGTctggagaggcagagggtGATTGACAagtttttggaggtggggaaCGCGGCGCCGAATGTGCTGGTTGCGCCGACGGGGGTTTGTGGGACGGGATTTAATCTGCAGAGGGCGGGGTATTTGGTTTTGACGGGGCCgacgtggacgaggagggaggggaggcaggTTTTTGGGCGGGTGTATAGGGTTGGgcagaggggggtggtgaggttgtgggagttgaggggggggtggaatccgggggagagggtagttttggggttgggaggtgggttggaggttgggaatgggtttgttgagggggtggggaaaggtgagggggaggaggacgaggatgaagggAAGGGTAAGGAGGTGGGGTga